Proteins encoded by one window of Engraulis encrasicolus isolate BLACKSEA-1 chromosome 23, IST_EnEncr_1.0, whole genome shotgun sequence:
- the LOC134439894 gene encoding small integral membrane protein 32-like, producing MLRQMLLNSTAAARGFDMMTQTHAPHATLNVSQGPVSVAALLKPTGRGGGLREGELNKPDLATYVVMCLLLFLLVLLIVFFINCQLRNSFFASMPYDRSLREARSSYK from the coding sequence ATGTTGAGGCAAATGCTCCTGAACTCCACAGCAGCGGCGCGTGGCTTCGACATGATGACCCAAACGCACGCGCCGCACGCGACACTGAATGTTTCTCAGGGGCCCGTGAGCGTCGCGGCTCTCCTCAAGCCCACGGGCAGGGGCGGAGGACTGCGCGAGGGCGAGCTGAACAAACCGGATTTGGCGACCTACGTGGTGATGTGCCTCTTGCTGTTCCTCCTGGTACTACTGATTGTGTTCTTCATCAACTGTCAACTCCGGAACTCCTTCTTCGCCTCCATGCCCTATGACAGGTCGCTGCGAGAGGCGAGGAGCTCCTACAAGTGA